One window of the Saccopteryx bilineata isolate mSacBil1 chromosome 2, mSacBil1_pri_phased_curated, whole genome shotgun sequence genome contains the following:
- the YBEY gene encoding endoribonuclease YbeY isoform X2, with the protein MSLVLRNLQRAVPLRRVPLRQRMEMIRSILGVQKFDLGIICVDNKSIQHINRMYREKNIPTDVLSFPFHENLKAGEIPQPGCPDDYNLGDIFLGVEYIFQQCKENEDYYDILTVTATHGLCHLLGFTHSTEATWQKMYQKEKQVLEELGRRTGARLQPLSRDPF; encoded by the exons ATGAGTCTGGTGCTCAGAAACCTGCAGCGAGCTGTCCCGCTCAGAAGAGTGCCACTCCGCCAGAGGATGGAGATGATCAGGAGTATTTTAGGGGTCCAAAAATTCGACCTAGGAATCATCTGTGTTGACAACAAGAGTATTCAACACATCAACAGGAtgtacagagagaaaaatatcccAACCGATgtgctttcttttccatttcatgAG AATCTGAAAGCAGGGGAAATTCCTCAGCCTGGTTGTCCAGATGACTATAACCTGGGGGACATTTTCCTAGGAGTGGAGTATATCTTCCAGCAGtgcaaagaaaatgaagattACTATGACATCCTGACT GTGACAGCCACCCATGGGCTTTGTCATCTACTGGGCTTCACACACAGCACAGAGGCCACGTGGCAGAAG ATGTACCAGAAGGAAAAGCAGGTCCTTGAGGAGTTGGGCCGGCGCACTGGGGCCAGGCTCCAGCCCTTGAGCAGAGATCCCTTTTGA
- the YBEY gene encoding endoribonuclease YbeY isoform X1 — protein MSLVLRNLQRAVPLRRVPLRQRMEMIRSILGVQKFDLGIICVDNKSIQHINRMYREKNIPTDVLSFPFHENLKAGEIPQPGCPDDYNLGDIFLGVEYIFQQCKENEDYYDILTVTATHGLCHLLGFTHSTEATWQKAGSKLLYSRSTLLPWPTASPADCAIHPEDSMLALTLHKCWAPMSRTRTCPSTCMYQKEKQVLEELGRRTGARLQPLSRDPF, from the exons ATGAGTCTGGTGCTCAGAAACCTGCAGCGAGCTGTCCCGCTCAGAAGAGTGCCACTCCGCCAGAGGATGGAGATGATCAGGAGTATTTTAGGGGTCCAAAAATTCGACCTAGGAATCATCTGTGTTGACAACAAGAGTATTCAACACATCAACAGGAtgtacagagagaaaaatatcccAACCGATgtgctttcttttccatttcatgAG AATCTGAAAGCAGGGGAAATTCCTCAGCCTGGTTGTCCAGATGACTATAACCTGGGGGACATTTTCCTAGGAGTGGAGTATATCTTCCAGCAGtgcaaagaaaatgaagattACTATGACATCCTGACT GTGACAGCCACCCATGGGCTTTGTCATCTACTGGGCTTCACACACAGCACAGAGGCCACGTGGCAGAAG GCAGGCTCTAAGCTTTTGTACTCAAGATCAACACTTCTGCCCTGGCCCACAGCCTCTCCTGCTGACTGTGCCATTCACCCTGAGGACAGCATGTTGGCACTCACTCTGCACAAGTGCTGGGCACCCATGAGCAGAACCAGGACCTGCCCTTCAACCTGT ATGTACCAGAAGGAAAAGCAGGTCCTTGAGGAGTTGGGCCGGCGCACTGGGGCCAGGCTCCAGCCCTTGAGCAGAGATCCCTTTTGA
- the YBEY gene encoding endoribonuclease YbeY isoform X4 produces the protein MSLVLRNLQRAVPLRRVPLRQRMEMIRSILGVQKFDLGIICVDNKSIQHINRMYREKNIPTDVLSFPFHENLKAGEIPQPGCPDDYNLGDIFLGVEYIFQQCKENEDYYDILTMYQKEKQVLEELGRRTGARLQPLSRDPF, from the exons ATGAGTCTGGTGCTCAGAAACCTGCAGCGAGCTGTCCCGCTCAGAAGAGTGCCACTCCGCCAGAGGATGGAGATGATCAGGAGTATTTTAGGGGTCCAAAAATTCGACCTAGGAATCATCTGTGTTGACAACAAGAGTATTCAACACATCAACAGGAtgtacagagagaaaaatatcccAACCGATgtgctttcttttccatttcatgAG AATCTGAAAGCAGGGGAAATTCCTCAGCCTGGTTGTCCAGATGACTATAACCTGGGGGACATTTTCCTAGGAGTGGAGTATATCTTCCAGCAGtgcaaagaaaatgaagattACTATGACATCCTGACT ATGTACCAGAAGGAAAAGCAGGTCCTTGAGGAGTTGGGCCGGCGCACTGGGGCCAGGCTCCAGCCCTTGAGCAGAGATCCCTTTTGA
- the YBEY gene encoding endoribonuclease YbeY isoform X3, whose translation MSLVLRNLQRAVPLRRVPLRQRMEMIRSILGVQKFDLGIICVDNKSIQHINRMYREKNIPTDVLSFPFHENLKAGEIPQPGCPDDYNLGDIFLGVEYIFQQCKENEDYYDILTVTATHGLCHLLGFTHSTEATWQKPLLLTVPFTLRTACWHSLCTSAGHP comes from the exons ATGAGTCTGGTGCTCAGAAACCTGCAGCGAGCTGTCCCGCTCAGAAGAGTGCCACTCCGCCAGAGGATGGAGATGATCAGGAGTATTTTAGGGGTCCAAAAATTCGACCTAGGAATCATCTGTGTTGACAACAAGAGTATTCAACACATCAACAGGAtgtacagagagaaaaatatcccAACCGATgtgctttcttttccatttcatgAG AATCTGAAAGCAGGGGAAATTCCTCAGCCTGGTTGTCCAGATGACTATAACCTGGGGGACATTTTCCTAGGAGTGGAGTATATCTTCCAGCAGtgcaaagaaaatgaagattACTATGACATCCTGACT GTGACAGCCACCCATGGGCTTTGTCATCTACTGGGCTTCACACACAGCACAGAGGCCACGTGGCAGAAG CCTCTCCTGCTGACTGTGCCATTCACCCTGAGGACAGCATGTTGGCACTCACTCTGCACAAGTGCTGGGCACCCATGA